A window of the Chloroflexus sp. Y-396-1 genome harbors these coding sequences:
- a CDS encoding DUF5010 domain-containing protein yields MKCRGGFPVSIISCWLSVVLLVTTLAACSPPQAVDLLPSATATETPVPVLPSPTGRATPTLPRTPTTIPLSPTPVIPTATAFPQSVQTLRREPPLGTFFFYWYNCPQQECDVRQLLAVPPGWLTPLPGDPDPRDGFSYSSYNYDWYEQELRTMAATGIDMVFPVSWGNHPHPWFRNDRLDLLVQANGVLEQPLAIGMFLDTTAQQGMYQEFLGKGYRFGPDVPRLPLSDPRSGYFFYNLHIRDFFSRVPREMWATIDGRPIIITYTALCCDNLELSGTLWRAVKEAFQADFGVEPWLILEETWLNPQALAPPPGLPDSAQVADGVYRWGTALLGPYTGELRGFKVSSVGPGFDNSRIPWVREPRIQPRDEPPGGGWVEPGAFLRASLAAIPRDTDLVLIETWNEWPENTAVAPAAYTDREGRLLPPDFYLQIIREWRAHFTPLP; encoded by the coding sequence ATGAAATGTCGAGGTGGTTTTCCGGTCAGCATTATATCGTGTTGGCTTTCTGTTGTTCTATTAGTTACCACCCTGGCTGCCTGTAGTCCTCCACAGGCAGTTGATCTGCTGCCGTCTGCGACTGCTACCGAGACCCCAGTACCGGTGTTGCCGTCACCGACAGGCCGGGCTACACCGACGTTACCCCGTACACCGACGACTATACCACTATCACCGACACCAGTTATACCAACAGCCACCGCTTTCCCTCAGTCGGTGCAGACTCTGAGACGCGAACCACCCCTCGGTACCTTCTTCTTCTACTGGTACAACTGCCCACAGCAAGAATGTGATGTCAGGCAATTACTCGCTGTGCCACCAGGATGGCTAACACCGCTACCTGGTGATCCCGATCCACGCGATGGCTTCAGTTACTCTTCGTATAACTACGACTGGTACGAGCAAGAGCTGCGGACAATGGCAGCAACCGGTATTGATATGGTCTTTCCGGTGAGTTGGGGCAATCATCCGCATCCGTGGTTTCGCAACGATCGGCTTGATCTCCTGGTGCAGGCCAACGGTGTGCTTGAGCAGCCACTAGCAATCGGGATGTTTCTCGATACCACTGCCCAGCAAGGAATGTATCAAGAGTTCCTTGGCAAAGGGTATCGTTTTGGACCTGATGTGCCACGTCTCCCTTTAAGCGATCCACGGAGCGGTTATTTCTTCTACAACCTGCACATCCGCGATTTCTTCAGCCGGGTGCCACGCGAGATGTGGGCTACAATCGATGGGCGGCCCATTATCATTACCTATACTGCTCTATGCTGTGATAATCTGGAGCTGAGTGGCACGCTGTGGCGAGCGGTGAAGGAGGCGTTTCAAGCTGATTTTGGCGTCGAACCCTGGCTGATCCTTGAAGAGACCTGGCTGAATCCCCAGGCATTAGCGCCGCCACCTGGTTTACCAGATAGTGCACAAGTGGCCGATGGTGTCTATCGTTGGGGGACTGCCCTGCTCGGCCCGTACACCGGTGAGTTGCGCGGGTTCAAGGTAAGCAGCGTCGGTCCTGGTTTTGACAATTCGCGCATTCCGTGGGTGCGCGAGCCGCGTATCCAACCACGCGATGAACCTCCTGGTGGTGGTTGGGTGGAACCCGGCGCATTTCTACGTGCCAGCCTAGCGGCTATTCCTCGCGATACCGATCTGGTCTTGATCGAGACGTGGAACGAGTGGCCAGAAAACACCGCTGTTGCCCCGGCAGCCTATACTGACCGCGAGGGGCGCTTACTTCCTCCCGATTTCTACCTCCAGATCATCCGTGAATGGCGTGCGCACTTTACCCCATTGCCGTGA
- a CDS encoding winged helix-turn-helix domain-containing protein: MSWTFLTNHAYVLLCIARNPRATAQEIAQMVGITERAVQRILHDLHEEGYISHVREGRHNYYTIYGDRSLRHPLLQGMTLRDLVAVLTNGTVVAKE, translated from the coding sequence ATGAGTTGGACGTTTCTGACCAATCACGCTTATGTTCTGTTGTGTATTGCCCGTAATCCGCGGGCCACGGCTCAAGAAATTGCACAGATGGTCGGAATTACCGAACGTGCCGTGCAACGAATTCTTCACGACCTGCACGAGGAAGGGTACATCTCGCACGTGCGTGAGGGTCGGCATAACTACTATACGATCTACGGAGATCGTTCGCTACGACATCCGCTGTTGCAAGGGATGACACTCCGCGATTTAGTGGCCGTGCTTACCAATGGTACCGTTGTTGCGAAAGAATGA
- a CDS encoding NAD(P)-binding domain-containing protein: protein MRYEELPLTASHEVAIIGAGPIGLELAVCLKQAGVDYIQFDAHQIGYTMTWWPRNTNFFSTTERLAIAGVPIQNNHQQRITGEEYLAYLRSVVELFDLHVHTYEPVTELVRDQDSFTLITRPISGERRYHARKVVLAIGDMHYPNRLGIPGEDLPHVSHYFRDPHEYFRRRLLIIGGKNSAVEAALRCWRAGAQVTLAYRRAQLDPNRVKHWLLPDFMAQVEAGTIRFLAQTSPVAIDSGGVLLAHTDDDGQPTDEQFYYPTDFVLLATGFRGDQRLLEQVGVSLQGPNRVPVYNPATMETNVPGLYLAGTVAAGIQQRYTLFIENCHEHAGKITQAITGRWPARLGDVTSRNYQLSFEQIEAN from the coding sequence ATGAGATACGAGGAATTACCGCTGACAGCATCACACGAAGTAGCAATTATCGGTGCCGGGCCAATCGGGCTTGAACTGGCAGTCTGTCTTAAACAGGCTGGCGTTGACTATATTCAGTTTGATGCTCATCAGATCGGCTATACTATGACCTGGTGGCCGCGGAATACAAACTTTTTCAGCACTACCGAACGCTTAGCAATTGCCGGTGTACCAATTCAAAATAACCATCAACAGCGCATCACCGGCGAAGAGTATCTGGCCTACTTGCGTTCGGTGGTTGAGTTGTTCGATCTCCATGTCCACACCTACGAGCCGGTTACTGAATTGGTACGTGATCAGGATAGCTTTACGTTGATCACCCGACCAATCAGCGGTGAACGGCGCTATCATGCTCGAAAGGTCGTGTTGGCAATCGGTGATATGCATTATCCGAACCGGCTCGGTATTCCCGGTGAAGACCTACCACATGTAAGCCACTATTTCCGTGATCCGCACGAGTATTTTCGCCGTCGGTTGTTGATTATCGGCGGGAAGAACTCAGCGGTCGAGGCAGCGTTACGTTGCTGGCGTGCAGGAGCGCAGGTAACTCTGGCGTATCGACGAGCGCAACTCGATCCTAATCGGGTGAAACACTGGCTATTACCCGACTTTATGGCCCAGGTTGAGGCCGGAACAATTCGATTTTTAGCGCAGACAAGCCCGGTTGCCATTGATAGTGGCGGTGTGCTGTTAGCACATACCGATGACGACGGTCAACCGACTGATGAACAGTTCTACTATCCGACCGATTTTGTGTTGCTGGCAACCGGCTTTCGTGGTGATCAACGTTTGCTTGAACAGGTAGGAGTTTCGCTACAAGGGCCGAATCGGGTGCCGGTTTATAATCCGGCAACGATGGAAACCAATGTCCCTGGCTTATATCTAGCCGGTACGGTTGCTGCCGGTATTCAGCAACGGTATACCCTCTTTATCGAGAACTGTCATGAACACGCTGGCAAAATTACGCAGGCAATTACCGGTCGCTGGCCAGCACGTTTAGGTGATGTAACAAGCCGTAATTACCAGCTTAGCTTCGAGCAGATTGAGGCGAATTGA
- a CDS encoding AAA-associated domain-containing protein, with product MLTSVDIPQADLLWDVARVAEAIARGRVTAEDIGAYIGAKGQRQGLYYMQAARIIGLIEIGEQAETAQLTKFGLAFVRYNRADQRAALRRQLFRYEPTRSVIAALRAAPEGLTRNDVARILQKLAPLADSTAQRRAATVVAWLTEIGLADWRDNRLFYCGPSLPVPPSVTPSGTVSFATGA from the coding sequence ATGCTGACCTCAGTGGATATTCCGCAGGCTGATCTCCTTTGGGATGTAGCGCGTGTAGCTGAAGCAATTGCACGTGGCCGAGTGACGGCTGAAGATATTGGTGCCTACATCGGTGCAAAAGGTCAGCGTCAAGGGCTCTACTACATGCAGGCTGCTCGCATTATCGGGCTGATCGAGATCGGTGAACAGGCTGAAACGGCCCAGCTCACCAAATTCGGTCTCGCCTTTGTTCGCTACAACCGCGCCGATCAACGTGCTGCACTACGCCGCCAGTTATTCCGTTATGAACCAACCCGATCGGTGATCGCCGCTTTGCGAGCCGCTCCCGAAGGACTGACCCGTAACGACGTTGCTCGTATCCTGCAGAAACTTGCCCCACTTGCCGACTCAACCGCCCAACGCCGTGCTGCAACGGTGGTTGCCTGGTTGACCGAGATTGGGTTGGCTGACTGGCGTGATAACCGGTTGTTCTACTGTGGACCTTCTTTGCCAGTTCCCCCTTCGGTGACGCCATCTGGTACCGTCTCCTTCGCTACTGGCGCCTGA
- a CDS encoding MFS transporter, with the protein MFSSSEAILARYSRRNFWLNVLDGSAFTFGISLVSRFTVLPLIVERLTDARWIQGLIPAIFFAGWLLPGLFTAPLIAAQPRRKPWVLLATIGERLPFLILGVILLTLPDLPASILLVIVLSLYGTFATCAGLTSIAWQDLIARIIPAQRWGLFFGLQAGLGGLFGIGGGVLAATILAQQPFPQSVGILALICFAAMVVSYIFLALTVEPAQAPIPARPFHVFLRGLIPLLRRDLAFRRYLFCRAAIAFGLTGHSFLTAAALERFQLPAADIGLFTGVMLAAQAVGNISLGALADRWGHKQVLVLSAGMGMIALLLALIAPTSIWFFCVFALVGAAQAGYQLSGFTLVFAFSPPAERTTYIGVANLALAPVAAIGPMLVGILATFTGYHTVFVLLALVGMIGIGLLKWQVTVPLQVKQTPSV; encoded by the coding sequence ATGTTCTCATCATCAGAAGCGATACTGGCCCGCTATTCCCGACGAAACTTCTGGTTAAACGTTCTCGACGGCAGTGCGTTTACATTTGGGATCAGTCTTGTTTCGCGATTTACAGTATTACCGTTAATTGTTGAGCGACTGACCGATGCCCGTTGGATACAAGGGTTAATCCCGGCAATCTTTTTTGCTGGCTGGTTACTGCCGGGGTTATTTACAGCGCCCTTGATTGCAGCACAACCACGACGTAAGCCATGGGTATTATTGGCTACAATCGGTGAGCGTTTACCGTTTCTGATACTAGGGGTCATTCTACTGACGCTTCCTGACCTCCCAGCAAGTATCTTGCTGGTTATCGTACTAAGCTTATATGGCACCTTTGCAACCTGTGCCGGCTTAACATCCATTGCCTGGCAAGATTTGATAGCCCGCATCATACCAGCCCAACGTTGGGGTCTGTTCTTTGGTCTGCAAGCCGGCTTAGGCGGTCTGTTTGGCATTGGCGGCGGGGTATTAGCAGCAACGATTCTGGCCCAACAACCATTTCCACAGAGCGTTGGTATCCTCGCCCTTATCTGTTTTGCGGCGATGGTGGTTTCATACATCTTTCTCGCCTTGACGGTAGAACCGGCCCAGGCGCCAATTCCTGCCCGACCGTTTCATGTCTTCTTACGGGGCCTCATACCGTTGCTACGCCGTGATCTTGCATTTCGTCGTTACCTTTTTTGTCGGGCAGCAATTGCGTTTGGCTTAACAGGACACAGTTTTCTAACGGCAGCCGCACTTGAGCGGTTTCAGTTACCGGCAGCCGATATTGGGTTATTCACCGGTGTTATGCTGGCAGCGCAGGCAGTTGGGAATATCAGTCTAGGTGCACTGGCCGATCGTTGGGGACACAAGCAGGTGCTGGTGTTGTCGGCAGGTATGGGTATGATAGCACTGCTACTGGCATTGATCGCACCGACAAGCATCTGGTTTTTCTGCGTCTTTGCTCTGGTTGGAGCAGCACAGGCCGGTTACCAACTTTCCGGTTTTACGCTTGTCTTTGCGTTCAGCCCACCAGCAGAACGAACAACCTACATCGGAGTCGCAAATCTGGCATTGGCGCCTGTAGCCGCCATTGGGCCAATGCTCGTTGGCATACTGGCAACTTTCACCGGTTATCACACTGTGTTCGTTCTACTAGCATTAGTAGGTATGATCGGCATAGGTTTGCTAAAGTGGCAGGTAACGGTACCGCTTCAGGTTAAACAGACGCCGTCGGTATGA
- a CDS encoding MBL fold metallo-hydrolase yields the protein MTFTQDQSTTTEISPRELYARLLSAQPLFILDVRNEEEFKRMPIEGHATLRTLNLPYFDFIEDEEAALARMPKDVTEVVVVCAKGGASQYVAEVLNNHGYRAVSLSEGMIGWGNYYDVRDVVSKEWGQIVQIARPARGDLSFAIISGEQAVLIDPLRHINVYRELIDSAGAKLTLILDTHVHADHISGGPALAKETGAPYYIHPYDAIHPIDMLPAVIAYEPLRDGQVFQIGQVRITTIWYPGHTLGQVNFLAETPDGGRYLFTGDGIFLRSFGRPDLGGKGEAWTPILYRSMFEWLPRHLTDDTVILPAHFSSLEEDAGNGIFAAPFAQVRAQNDSLQPRSLEEFTTFVLSHLPVFPPEYVEIKRVNIGLVEPCEGKASELELGKNICALAG from the coding sequence ATGACATTCACACAAGATCAATCAACTACCACTGAGATCTCACCACGCGAACTGTATGCCCGCCTTCTGAGCGCACAACCGCTCTTCATCCTTGATGTGCGCAATGAGGAGGAGTTTAAGCGAATGCCGATTGAAGGTCATGCGACCCTGCGCACGCTTAATCTCCCGTATTTCGACTTCATTGAGGACGAAGAGGCGGCACTGGCCCGGATGCCGAAAGATGTGACAGAGGTGGTTGTAGTCTGTGCCAAAGGTGGCGCCTCGCAGTACGTAGCCGAAGTACTCAATAATCACGGCTATCGAGCGGTATCACTCAGTGAAGGGATGATTGGTTGGGGTAACTATTACGATGTCCGTGATGTGGTCAGCAAAGAGTGGGGGCAGATCGTACAAATTGCCCGGCCCGCTCGTGGTGATCTGAGTTTTGCTATCATTAGCGGTGAGCAAGCGGTACTAATCGATCCGCTGCGCCATATCAATGTATACCGTGAGCTAATTGACAGTGCGGGGGCGAAACTCACGCTGATCCTCGATACGCACGTCCATGCCGATCATATCAGCGGCGGGCCGGCGCTGGCAAAAGAGACCGGTGCACCGTACTACATTCATCCTTACGACGCCATTCATCCAATCGATATGTTGCCGGCGGTGATTGCCTACGAACCGCTACGGGATGGACAGGTGTTCCAGATCGGCCAGGTGCGAATTACAACAATTTGGTATCCTGGTCATACCCTCGGTCAAGTCAATTTCCTGGCCGAAACACCTGATGGTGGGCGCTATCTCTTCACCGGTGACGGTATCTTCTTACGCTCGTTCGGACGCCCCGATCTTGGTGGAAAAGGCGAGGCGTGGACACCAATCCTCTACCGCAGTATGTTCGAGTGGCTGCCGCGTCATTTAACCGACGATACGGTCATCTTGCCAGCCCACTTTAGCTCACTTGAAGAGGATGCCGGGAATGGTATCTTTGCGGCACCGTTTGCACAGGTACGTGCTCAGAACGATAGTCTGCAACCGCGCTCGCTCGAAGAGTTCACTACCTTCGTGTTGAGCCATCTGCCGGTGTTCCCGCCCGAATATGTTGAGATCAAGCGGGTGAACATCGGTCTGGTTGAGCCGTGTGAAGGCAAGGCCAGCGAGCTTGAACTAGGCAAAAATATTTGTGCATTGGCCGGGTAG
- a CDS encoding sulfurtransferase TusA family protein — MPHFDQTLDVKGAKCPMPLVKSRKAIAELSVGQVLQVISTDRGSVADFQGWAKTAKNVELIAQETVQENGQELYIHYLRRTA, encoded by the coding sequence ATGCCGCATTTCGATCAGACACTCGACGTAAAGGGGGCCAAGTGCCCAATGCCATTGGTCAAGAGCCGCAAGGCGATTGCTGAATTGTCGGTAGGGCAGGTCTTGCAGGTCATCTCAACTGATCGCGGGTCGGTGGCCGATTTTCAAGGATGGGCCAAGACTGCTAAAAATGTCGAACTGATTGCGCAAGAGACTGTGCAAGAGAATGGACAGGAACTGTACATTCACTACCTGCGGCGCACGGCCTGA
- a CDS encoding DsrE/DsrF/DrsH-like family protein → MSTSTTEVVDTQALLARITELEQRVAALEQSPAQGIEDRLAMVVFSGDLDKAIAAFIIATGAASMGLEVSMFFTFWGISAVKKQKVFSGKNILEQGFTAMLPGKLGELGLSQMNFFGIGAQIIRNLMKKHDVASPEELFAMARDLGVRMVVCDMSRELLGIKDEELVEGLETGGVATFLGDAARAKVTLFI, encoded by the coding sequence ATGTCAACTTCAACGACAGAAGTAGTTGATACGCAGGCGCTGCTGGCCCGGATTACGGAACTTGAGCAGCGAGTGGCGGCACTTGAGCAATCACCGGCCCAGGGGATTGAAGATCGGTTGGCGATGGTAGTTTTCTCTGGTGATCTCGATAAGGCCATTGCCGCGTTTATAATCGCTACTGGTGCTGCCTCAATGGGCCTGGAAGTGAGCATGTTCTTCACCTTCTGGGGGATCAGTGCAGTAAAGAAACAGAAGGTCTTCAGCGGCAAGAACATTCTCGAACAGGGCTTCACCGCGATGCTCCCCGGTAAACTGGGTGAGCTTGGTCTGTCGCAGATGAATTTCTTCGGCATTGGTGCGCAGATCATCCGGAATCTGATGAAGAAGCACGACGTAGCGTCGCCGGAAGAACTCTTCGCAATGGCCCGCGATCTGGGAGTGCGGATGGTTGTGTGCGACATGTCGCGTGAACTGCTTGGTATCAAAGATGAAGAGCTGGTCGAGGGTCTAGAGACCGGTGGTGTCGCTACCTTCCTTGGTGACGCTGCCCGTGCTAAAGTAACCCTGTTTATCTAA
- a CDS encoding rhodanese-like domain-containing protein produces MFRQLFRNLREAQQNQVATMTVQELKTQLEAHAPIVLVDVRQPEEFAYDGHVAGARLLPLPVLAMRLNELPKDQPIVCICRSGNRSQVACEMLQRYGFTNVINVVGGMIAWQRAGYPVNRQS; encoded by the coding sequence ATGTTTCGTCAACTATTTCGTAACCTGCGTGAAGCACAGCAGAATCAGGTCGCAACGATGACGGTGCAAGAGTTGAAGACGCAATTGGAAGCCCACGCCCCAATAGTGCTGGTTGATGTGCGTCAGCCAGAGGAATTTGCTTACGATGGTCATGTCGCCGGAGCGCGCTTGCTACCTTTGCCGGTACTGGCAATGCGGTTAAACGAACTTCCGAAAGACCAGCCGATTGTCTGTATCTGTCGTTCAGGAAATCGCAGTCAGGTGGCCTGTGAAATGCTCCAACGCTATGGCTTTACCAATGTTATCAACGTTGTGGGTGGGATGATCGCCTGGCAACGCGCTGGTTATCCGGTCAATCGTCAGTCGTAG
- a CDS encoding protein tyrosine phosphatase family protein — protein sequence MQHQTTCNALQQQTEVAPLRSYAVTDRVLLAAQPQPEDWQRFVEAGYQTVLNIRSDPERAAAQAVAARAVGLRYIHAPWPAYELELEHLAEFARIVEDPATGKLVFHCRSATRVGLIWMLYRMVHQGWSREQAEAELRAAGYDDDAIETFDFCASDFFERFNPQQR from the coding sequence ATGCAACACCAGACTACTTGCAACGCTCTCCAACAGCAAACCGAAGTTGCACCGTTGCGCAGTTATGCAGTCACTGACCGCGTTTTACTGGCAGCACAACCACAGCCAGAAGACTGGCAACGCTTTGTTGAGGCTGGGTATCAGACAGTTCTCAATATTCGGAGCGACCCTGAACGGGCAGCCGCTCAGGCGGTAGCGGCCCGTGCAGTGGGGCTACGTTATATACATGCACCCTGGCCAGCCTATGAACTCGAGCTCGAGCATCTCGCCGAGTTTGCACGTATTGTCGAAGATCCGGCTACCGGTAAACTTGTGTTCCACTGTCGGAGTGCCACTCGGGTGGGCTTGATCTGGATGCTCTACCGGATGGTGCATCAAGGTTGGAGCCGTGAGCAGGCCGAGGCCGAATTACGTGCCGCCGGTTACGATGATGATGCTATCGAGACATTTGATTTTTGCGCGAGCGATTTCTTTGAACGGTTCAATCCACAGCAGAGGTAG
- a CDS encoding SulP family inorganic anion transporter, producing the protein MTPVSARQLGVHAALLAAIYRYLPFLNWLRHYRREHLPSDVVAGIVTAIMLIPQSMAYAQLAGLPPQIGLYASVAPLVVYALLGTSGQLSVGPVAITSLLVFNGVSTLADPGSERYLQLVLLLAFMVGAMKLTLGVLRLGAILNFISHPVLTAFTSASALIIAVGQLKYILGYRIGGEHLHETIIQAIAGLSQINLVTFTIGLLSIVLLVFFRQGLRPLLRRVGLPPLAVTLIVSGAPLLTVILGILVVQGLQLDQSARVAVVGAIPPGISPISVPPFGMTDMQALLPTALTIVLVSVVESIAVAKALASKRRQAIDPDQELVALGAANITASFFSGYPVTGGFARSVVNAQAGAVTGLASLVTALGIAVILLFFTPIFYYLPQAVLAATVIVAVIGLVDLQEPLRIWRTNRGDAFTWLITFLGVLTLGIENGIFAGVASALILYLWRTSRPHIAIVGRLGNSEVYRNVERHQVKTWPHVVAVRVDESLYFANTRYLESALLQIVAERPEVKHLVLIGSAINFIDSSALHTLEHLIDELRDAGVEFHLADIKGPVMDRLKQSELINKIGYDHIHMTTHAAMLALGCND; encoded by the coding sequence ATGACACCCGTTTCAGCCCGGCAGCTTGGTGTACACGCTGCGCTGTTAGCGGCAATCTATCGATACCTTCCATTTCTCAACTGGCTGCGCCATTACCGTCGTGAACATCTACCGAGCGATGTCGTGGCAGGGATTGTGACAGCCATTATGCTCATCCCGCAGAGCATGGCTTATGCCCAGTTGGCCGGTCTGCCTCCCCAGATCGGCCTCTACGCCTCAGTTGCACCGCTCGTTGTATATGCCTTGCTTGGTACTTCCGGGCAGCTTTCCGTAGGGCCGGTGGCTATTACCTCATTGCTGGTGTTTAACGGGGTGAGTACGCTGGCCGATCCGGGGAGCGAGCGGTATCTGCAACTAGTGCTTTTACTGGCCTTCATGGTCGGTGCAATGAAACTAACGTTAGGTGTACTGCGGTTAGGCGCGATTCTGAACTTTATCTCGCATCCAGTCCTGACGGCTTTTACCAGTGCTTCGGCGCTGATCATTGCGGTTGGTCAGTTGAAATATATTCTCGGTTACCGCATTGGCGGTGAACATCTGCACGAAACCATCATACAGGCTATCGCTGGCTTAAGCCAGATAAATCTGGTCACGTTCACCATCGGGCTGTTGAGTATCGTTCTGCTCGTCTTCTTCCGGCAGGGCTTGCGTCCGCTTTTGCGCCGCGTCGGTTTGCCACCATTGGCAGTGACACTGATCGTTAGCGGTGCACCACTCTTAACCGTCATTTTGGGTATTCTGGTCGTGCAAGGATTGCAGCTCGATCAGTCTGCCCGCGTTGCTGTGGTGGGTGCGATTCCGCCCGGTATTTCGCCGATAAGTGTACCGCCGTTCGGAATGACCGACATGCAGGCGCTCTTACCGACAGCACTGACAATTGTCCTGGTAAGCGTCGTCGAGTCGATTGCTGTGGCAAAGGCGTTAGCCAGTAAACGACGACAAGCTATCGATCCCGATCAGGAGTTAGTTGCCCTGGGTGCAGCGAACATTACTGCCAGCTTCTTCAGTGGCTATCCGGTTACCGGTGGCTTTGCTCGCTCGGTCGTTAATGCCCAGGCTGGTGCGGTCACCGGTCTGGCGTCGCTGGTAACAGCCCTTGGGATCGCGGTGATCTTGCTCTTTTTCACACCGATCTTTTACTACCTGCCGCAAGCTGTGCTGGCGGCGACAGTTATTGTGGCTGTTATCGGCCTGGTAGATCTGCAAGAACCGCTGCGCATCTGGCGTACCAATCGTGGCGATGCGTTTACCTGGCTTATCACCTTTCTGGGTGTGCTCACCCTGGGTATCGAAAACGGTATCTTTGCCGGTGTTGCCTCGGCCCTAATCCTCTACCTGTGGCGGACCAGTCGTCCACATATTGCGATTGTTGGTCGCCTTGGCAATAGCGAGGTATACCGCAACGTTGAGCGCCATCAGGTCAAGACCTGGCCACACGTTGTGGCAGTACGGGTTGATGAAAGTCTCTACTTTGCTAACACGCGCTATCTTGAGAGTGCGTTGTTGCAGATCGTTGCCGAACGACCAGAGGTGAAACATCTGGTATTGATCGGTTCAGCTATCAACTTTATTGACTCGAGTGCACTCCACACCCTTGAACATCTTATTGATGAACTACGTGATGCCGGGGTTGAGTTTCACCTGGCTGACATTAAGGGACCGGTGATGGATCGGCTCAAACAGTCGGAGCTAATCAATAAAATCGGTTACGATCATATCCATATGACAACCCACGCCGCAATGCTGGCCCTGGGATGTAACGATTAA
- a CDS encoding rhodanese-like domain-containing protein: MAQLKTMLDQNENFVLLDVRTPAEFVQDGRVAQSILIPLQELEQRLNELPTDKPIVCICRSGNRSATACDLLRSRGYEAINVAGGMRAWKAAGYSIVFGQ, from the coding sequence GTGGCTCAGTTGAAGACCATGCTTGATCAGAACGAAAACTTCGTGCTGCTTGATGTGCGGACTCCCGCCGAATTCGTGCAAGATGGACGAGTTGCACAATCAATACTTATTCCCTTGCAAGAGCTTGAACAGCGCTTGAATGAACTACCTACCGATAAGCCGATTGTCTGTATTTGCCGGTCGGGGAATCGTAGTGCTACGGCGTGTGATCTGCTAAGGTCACGCGGCTACGAGGCAATTAACGTTGCCGGTGGTATGCGAGCATGGAAAGCTGCTGGATATTCGATAGTATTCGGCCAGTGA
- a CDS encoding Zn-ribbon domain-containing OB-fold protein, which produces MKIARHWRDRVPRYRLEGQRHRHTGEVRFPPQPPALDEDPNDWEPYQLSGRGEIYSFSVLRQAPEGFTSFGVYPVALVRLEEGLLVTAQLTDCDESELTIGMPVEMVTRRLMDTGEDGVLVYGYKFRPRLS; this is translated from the coding sequence ATGAAAATAGCGCGACACTGGCGGGATCGTGTGCCCCGCTATCGTCTTGAAGGACAACGTCATCGCCACACTGGTGAGGTACGCTTTCCGCCTCAGCCACCGGCTCTCGATGAAGACCCCAACGATTGGGAGCCGTATCAATTGAGTGGACGGGGTGAAATCTACAGCTTTAGTGTGCTACGACAGGCACCAGAAGGCTTTACCAGCTTTGGGGTCTATCCGGTAGCACTGGTGCGGTTAGAAGAAGGCCTGCTGGTGACCGCACAGCTCACTGATTGCGACGAATCAGAACTCACAATTGGTATGCCGGTTGAGATGGTCACACGACGGTTAATGGATACCGGTGAGGATGGCGTCTTAGTGTACGGTTATAAGTTTCGGCCCAGGCTATCGTGA